A region from the Dendropsophus ebraccatus isolate aDenEbr1 chromosome 1, aDenEbr1.pat, whole genome shotgun sequence genome encodes:
- the LOC138769832 gene encoding diacylglycerol O-acyltransferase 2-like, translated as MEDSMRKHVLAISVFQWIITFLLMGIFFTIILLYLLFTSFWIIPLMYFTWLLIDWDTPMRGGRRVEWVRRWTIWKHFRDYFPIKLVQSAQLSPDRNYVLGCHPHGIFSASSFCNFATEGTGFSQIFPGIRPWLAILAGVFRLPVYRDYAMCAGAVPVSKDSLKYLLTCCGTGNAVFIVVGGAAESLQASPGEHTVTLSNRKGFVRLALENGADLVPVFSFGENDLYEQVRFSPDSWGWKLQLLFQKHVGFAPCLFKGTGVFGESSWGLNPFPRPLTTVVGRPIRVPHCPVPSEEEVAQYHTLYIDGLKSLFDEYKVSCGLSSSDTLNII; from the exons ATGGAGGACTCCATGAGAAAGCATGTCTTGGCCATTAGCGTCTTCCAGTGGATTATCACATTTCTTCTAATGG GAATATTCttcaccatcatcctcttgtaCTTGTTGTTCACCTCCTTTTGGATCATACCATTGATGTATTTCACTTGGCTGCTGATCGATTGGGATACCCCCATGAGAG GTGGTCGTAGAGTAGAATGGGTGAGGAGGTGGACAATCTGGAAGCACTTTAGAGATTACTTCCCTATAAAG CTGGTACAGTCCGCTCAGCTCAGCCCGGACAGGAACTACGTGCTGGGGTGTCACCCCCATGGCATCTTTTCGGCCTCATCTTTCTGTAACTTTGCTACTGAGGGCACTGGTTTCTCTCAAATATTCCCAGGGATCCGCCCATGGCTGGCCATCCTTGCGGGGGTTTTCCGGTTACCGGTATACCGTGACTATGCCATGTGTGCAG GAGCGGTCCCTGTGAGTAAAGACAGCCTGAAATACCTCCTGACCTGCTGCGGTACTGGCAATGCGGTGTTCATTGTGGTCGGAGGAGCGGCGGAGTCCTTACAGGCCAGTCCGGGGGAGCATACAGTCACTCTGAGCAACAGGAAGGGATTCGTAAGACTCGCCTTGGAAAATGG GGCAGACCTGGTCCCTGTGTTTTCCTTCGGTGAGAATGACCTCTATGAGCAAGTGCGGTTCTCCCCGGATTCTTGGGGATGGAAACTTCAGCTCCTATTCCAGAAACATGTGGGTTTTGCCCCCTGTCTTTTTAAGGGCACAGGAGTATttggggagagcagctggggtctCAATCCCTTCCCCCGACCACTCACCACTGTGG TAGGAAGACCGATCCGAGTTCCTCACTGTCCGGTTCCATCGGAGGAGGAGGTGGCGCAGTATCACACACTTTACATAGATGGTCTAAAGAGCCTGTTTGATGAGTACAAGGTCTCCTGTGGACTCTCCTCGTCTGACACCCTGAATATCATCTAA